A stretch of Clostridium sp. BJN0001 DNA encodes these proteins:
- the rpoC gene encoding DNA-directed RNA polymerase subunit beta', with translation MFELNNFDAMQIGLASPEQIREWSRGEVKKPETINYRTLKPERDGLFCERIFGPIKDWECHCGKYKRIRYKGIVCDRCGVEVTKAKVRRERMGHIELAAPVSHIWYFKGIPSRMGLMLDVSPRALEKVLYFASYIVTDPKETPLLKKQLLSEKEYRESVDKFGEDSFEARMGAEAIKDLLSEIDLDSTAEELKTELKQSTGQKKVRVIRRLEVVESFRQSGNKPEWMIISVIPVIPPDLRPMVQLDGGRFATSDLNDLYRRVINRNNRLKKLLDLGAPDIIVRNEKRMLQEAVDALIDNGRRGRPVTGPGNRPLKSLSDMLKGKQGRFRQNLLGKRVDYSGRSVIVVGPELKMYQCGLPKEMALELFKPFVMKKLVKDGIAHNIKSAKRMVERVQSQVWDVLEDVIQDHPVLLNRAPTLHRLGIQAFQPVLVEGRAIKLHPLACTAYNADFDGDQMAVHLPLSVEAQAESRFLMLAAGNILKPSDGKPVCVPTQDMVLGSYYLTIDKDKVKGEGKYFSSKDEAVMAYQLNEIDIHALVNVKLFKEFDGKVESRIIKTTVGKLIYNESIPQDLGFVDRSKDENKFDLEIDFLVTKKTLGNIIDKCYTKHGPINTSIMLDHIKALGYHYSTIGAVTVSAADMIVPKEKYTLLKQAEDTVEKIEKMYKRGFISDDERYERVIEKWTKTTEDVANALMDSLDRFNPIYMMADSGARGSKSQIKQLAGMRGLMASPSGKIVELPIKASFKEGLSMLEYFISTHGARKGNADTALKTADSGYLTRRLVDVSQDVIVREEDCGTDEGMYVSEIKEGNEVIESLKERLTGRYSAEDITNPETGEVVVKKDEYMNPALAEKAVETGRKKIKIRSVFTCKCKVGVCAKCYGMNMATAKKIDIGEAVGIIAAQSIGEPGTQLTMRTFHTGGVAGSDITQGLPRVEELFEARKPKGLAIVSEIAGTIRIEETKKKRTVVVVGADGEESSYDIPFGSRLKVSDGDSIEAGDEITEGSVNPHDIMDIKGIEGARRYLLSEVQKVYRLQGVDINDKHLEVVIRQMTRKIKVIEAGDTDLLPGTMIDVFDFESENERVRGFGGEEAKGEKTLLGITKAALATDSFLSAASFQETTRVLTEAAIKGKIDPLLGLKENVIIGKLIPAGTGMMKYRNLKVSPKEDENQSEEEIVKEEDK, from the coding sequence GAAGAGAGAGAATGGGGCACATTGAACTTGCTGCTCCAGTCTCACATATATGGTATTTCAAAGGAATTCCATCAAGAATGGGATTAATGCTTGATGTATCACCAAGAGCACTTGAAAAAGTATTATATTTTGCATCTTATATAGTAACTGATCCCAAAGAGACACCATTATTAAAGAAACAGCTTTTAAGCGAAAAAGAATATAGAGAATCTGTTGATAAATTTGGTGAAGACAGTTTTGAAGCTAGAATGGGTGCAGAAGCCATAAAAGACTTATTATCAGAAATAGATCTTGATAGTACTGCAGAAGAATTAAAAACTGAATTAAAACAGAGTACAGGACAAAAGAAAGTTAGAGTTATAAGAAGACTTGAAGTTGTAGAATCATTTAGACAATCAGGAAACAAACCTGAATGGATGATTATATCAGTCATTCCAGTAATACCTCCAGATTTAAGACCTATGGTACAACTAGATGGAGGAAGATTTGCTACATCTGATTTAAATGATTTATATAGAAGAGTTATAAACAGAAATAATAGACTTAAAAAACTTTTGGATTTAGGTGCACCAGATATCATAGTAAGAAACGAAAAGAGAATGCTTCAAGAAGCAGTTGATGCACTTATTGATAATGGTAGAAGAGGAAGACCTGTAACAGGACCTGGAAATAGACCATTAAAATCACTATCTGATATGTTAAAAGGAAAACAAGGAAGATTCAGACAGAACTTACTTGGAAAAAGAGTTGACTATTCTGGAAGATCAGTTATAGTTGTTGGACCAGAACTTAAGATGTATCAGTGTGGATTACCAAAAGAAATGGCATTAGAGTTATTTAAACCTTTTGTTATGAAAAAATTAGTAAAAGACGGAATTGCACACAATATAAAGAGCGCAAAGAGAATGGTTGAAAGAGTTCAATCACAGGTTTGGGACGTTCTTGAAGATGTAATTCAGGATCATCCTGTTTTATTAAACCGTGCACCGACTCTTCATAGATTAGGAATTCAGGCATTCCAGCCAGTATTAGTTGAAGGAAGAGCAATAAAGCTTCATCCTCTTGCATGTACAGCATATAATGCCGATTTCGATGGTGACCAGATGGCCGTCCATTTACCATTATCTGTAGAAGCACAGGCAGAATCAAGATTTTTAATGCTTGCAGCAGGTAATATATTAAAACCATCAGATGGTAAACCAGTATGTGTTCCTACACAGGATATGGTACTTGGTTCATACTATTTAACAATCGATAAAGATAAGGTTAAAGGAGAAGGAAAATATTTCTCAAGTAAAGATGAAGCTGTAATGGCATATCAACTTAATGAAATAGATATTCATGCTCTCGTTAATGTTAAACTCTTTAAAGAATTTGATGGAAAAGTTGAATCAAGAATAATAAAGACAACAGTAGGAAAACTTATTTACAACGAATCAATTCCTCAAGACTTAGGATTTGTAGATAGAAGTAAAGATGAAAATAAATTTGATCTTGAAATAGATTTCTTAGTAACTAAGAAGACATTAGGAAATATAATAGATAAATGTTATACAAAACATGGTCCTATTAATACATCAATTATGCTTGATCATATTAAAGCTTTAGGATATCATTATTCAACTATAGGTGCGGTAACAGTATCTGCAGCTGATATGATAGTACCAAAAGAAAAGTATACTTTATTAAAACAAGCAGAAGACACTGTTGAAAAAATAGAAAAGATGTATAAAAGAGGATTCATATCAGACGATGAAAGATATGAAAGAGTAATTGAAAAATGGACCAAGACAACAGAAGATGTTGCGAATGCATTGATGGACAGTCTTGACAGATTCAACCCAATTTATATGATGGCAGATTCAGGAGCCAGAGGTTCTAAATCTCAGATTAAGCAGTTAGCAGGTATGAGAGGACTTATGGCCAGCCCATCAGGTAAGATAGTTGAGTTACCAATCAAGGCATCATTTAAAGAAGGATTATCAATGCTTGAATATTTCATATCAACTCATGGAGCTAGAAAAGGTAATGCCGATACAGCTTTAAAGACAGCCGATTCAGGATATCTTACAAGAAGACTTGTTGATGTATCTCAGGATGTTATCGTAAGAGAAGAAGACTGTGGTACTGATGAAGGAATGTATGTAAGTGAAATAAAAGAAGGTAATGAAGTAATTGAAAGCCTTAAAGAAAGACTTACAGGAAGATATTCAGCAGAAGATATAACTAATCCAGAAACTGGAGAAGTAGTTGTTAAAAAAGATGAGTATATGAATCCTGCATTAGCAGAAAAAGCAGTAGAAACAGGACGTAAAAAGATAAAGATAAGATCTGTATTTACATGTAAATGTAAAGTAGGGGTTTGTGCTAAATGTTACGGAATGAATATGGCTACTGCAAAGAAGATTGATATTGGAGAAGCAGTAGGAATTATTGCAGCTCAGTCAATCGGAGAACCAGGTACACAGCTTACAATGAGAACATTCCATACAGGAGGAGTTGCAGGTTCAGATATCACTCAAGGTCTTCCTAGAGTTGAAGAATTATTTGAAGCTAGAAAACCAAAAGGTCTTGCAATAGTAAGTGAAATAGCTGGAACAATTAGAATTGAAGAAACTAAAAAGAAGAGAACTGTTGTAGTTGTTGGAGCAGATGGAGAAGAATCATCATACGATATACCATTTGGATCAAGACTTAAGGTTTCAGATGGAGACAGTATTGAAGCTGGAGACGAAATTACTGAAGGATCAGTAAACCCACATGATATCATGGATATCAAGGGAATTGAAGGCGCTAGAAGATATCTTTTATCAGAAGTTCAGAAAGTTTATAGATTACAAGGTGTTGATATAAATGATAAGCATCTTGAAGTTGTAATAAGACAGATGACAAGAAAGATTAAAGTAATAGAAGCTGGAGACACAGATTTATTACCAGGAACAATGATTGATGTATTTGATTTTGAATCTGAAAACGAAAGAGTAAGAGGATTTGGAGGAGAAGAAGCTAAAGGAGAAAAGACACTTTTAGGAATTACAAAAGCGGCTCTTGCTACAGACAGCTTCCTATCAGCAGCATCATTCCAGGAAACTACAAGAGTATTAACTGAAGCAGCTATTAAAGGAAAGATTGATCCATTATTAGGATTAAAAGAAAATGTAATAATAGGTAAATTAATCCCAGCTGGAACAGGAATGATGAAATATAGAAACTTAAAAGTTTCTCCAAAAGAAGATGAAAATCAGTCTGAAGAGGAAATTGTTAAAGAAGAGGATAAATAG
- the rpsL gene encoding 30S ribosomal protein S12, translating into MPTISQLVRKGRKTTMYKSTAPALKECPQKRGVCTVVKTTTPKKPNSALRKIARVRLTNGYEVTSYIGGVGHNLQEHSVVLIRGGRVKDLPGVRYHIVRGTLDCAGVADRMQARSKYGAKKPKQK; encoded by the coding sequence ATGCCAACTATAAGCCAATTAGTAAGAAAAGGCAGAAAAACAACAATGTATAAATCAACTGCACCAGCACTTAAAGAGTGTCCACAGAAAAGAGGAGTATGTACAGTAGTTAAAACAACAACTCCTAAAAAACCGAACTCAGCTTTAAGAAAAATTGCCAGAGTAAGATTAACTAACGGATATGAAGTTACTTCATATATCGGAGGGGTAGGACATAACTTACAGGAACATAGTGTTGTACTTATCAGAGGAGGAAGAGTTAAAGATCTTCCCGGTGTAAGATACCACATAGTAAGAGGTACATTAGACTGTGCTGGAGTTGCTGACAGAATGCAAGCAAGATCAAAGTACGGTGCTAAGAAACCAAAACAGAAATAG
- the rpsG gene encoding 30S ribosomal protein S7, with translation MPRKGHIAKRDVLPDPVYNSKVVTKFINGIMLDGKKGVAQKICYDAFSVIAEKSGKEALEVFEEAMNNVMPLLEVKARRIGGATYQVPIEVRPERRQTLGIRWMLMAARKRGEKLMSQRVAGELLDASNNTGAAVKKREDTHKMAEANKAFAHYRY, from the coding sequence GTGCCAAGAAAAGGACATATCGCAAAAAGAGACGTATTACCAGATCCAGTTTATAATTCAAAGGTTGTAACTAAGTTTATAAACGGAATAATGTTAGATGGGAAAAAAGGTGTAGCTCAAAAAATATGCTATGATGCATTTAGTGTTATAGCAGAGAAATCTGGAAAAGAAGCTTTAGAAGTATTTGAAGAAGCTATGAACAACGTAATGCCATTACTAGAAGTAAAAGCTAGAAGAATAGGTGGTGCTACTTACCAGGTTCCAATAGAAGTTAGACCTGAAAGAAGACAGACATTAGGTATCAGATGGATGCTTATGGCAGCTAGAAAAAGAGGAGAAAAGCTTATGAGTCAGAGAGTAGCTGGTGAATTACTAGATGCTTCTAACAACACAGGCGCAGCTGTTAAAAAGAGAGAAGATACTCATAAGATGGCAGAAGCTAATAAGGCATTTGCTCATTACAGATATTAA
- the fusA gene encoding elongation factor G, translated as MAHIDAGKTTTTERILFYTGRTHKIGETHDGESQMDWMVQEQERGITITSAATFCKWNGYAINIIDTPGHVDFTVEVERSLRCLDGAVTVLDAKSGVEPQTETVWRQANTYGVPIVVYVNKMDATGADFFNCIQTVHDRLKANAVAIQIPIGKEDVFKGMVDLVTMQAIIHNNDLGTEIIKGEIPADLKDKAEEYRGKMLEAIAETDEDFMMKYLEGEEISVDEIKKCIRKATIANEMVPVICGSSYKNKGVQEMIDAVVDYLPSPVDIPPVKGTDIDDPEKTLERPADDDAPMSALAFKIATDPFVGRLSFTRVYSGVMESGTYVLNSTKGKKERVGRLVKMHANHREEVTELRAGDLGAVVGLKNTTTGDTLCCEDEPIILENMEFPDPVINEAIEPNTKADQEKMGIALSKLAEEDPTFKTWTDEETGQTIIAGMGELHLDVLVDRLKREFKVECNVGAPQVAYKETIKKEVNHVQGKFVRQSGGRGQYGDCVIDLIPCEGEYTFENAIVGGAIPKEYIPSVDAGIKEAAQNGIIAGYPTINFKAKLVDGSYHDVDSSEMAFKIAGSMAFKNAMAKAHPVILEPTMKVEVTVPEEYMGDVIGDLNSRRGRIEGMELRNGAEIIRSFVPLSEMFGYATALRSRTQGRGNHIMTFDHYEEVPKSIQETIAGKKEK; from the coding sequence ATGGCGCATATAGATGCAGGAAAAACTACAACAACAGAACGTATTCTATTTTATACAGGAAGAACCCACAAAATAGGTGAAACACATGATGGTGAATCTCAAATGGACTGGATGGTTCAGGAACAAGAAAGAGGTATAACTATCACATCAGCAGCAACTTTCTGTAAGTGGAATGGATATGCTATTAATATAATAGACACACCAGGACACGTAGATTTTACAGTTGAAGTTGAAAGATCATTAAGATGTCTTGATGGTGCTGTTACTGTATTAGATGCAAAAAGTGGTGTTGAACCTCAGACTGAGACAGTATGGAGACAGGCAAATACCTATGGAGTACCAATAGTTGTTTATGTAAACAAAATGGATGCTACAGGTGCTGACTTCTTTAATTGTATTCAAACTGTACATGATAGATTAAAAGCAAATGCAGTAGCTATACAGATTCCAATAGGTAAAGAAGATGTATTCAAAGGAATGGTTGACTTAGTTACAATGCAAGCAATCATCCATAATAACGATTTAGGAACAGAAATAATTAAAGGCGAAATTCCAGCTGACTTAAAAGATAAGGCAGAAGAATATAGAGGAAAGATGCTTGAAGCTATTGCTGAAACTGATGAAGACTTCATGATGAAATATCTTGAAGGTGAAGAAATTTCAGTTGATGAAATAAAGAAATGCATAAGAAAAGCAACAATCGCTAATGAAATGGTTCCAGTAATATGCGGTTCATCATATAAAAACAAAGGTGTTCAGGAAATGATAGATGCAGTAGTCGATTATTTACCATCACCAGTTGATATTCCACCAGTAAAAGGAACAGACATTGACGATCCAGAAAAGACTCTTGAAAGACCAGCAGATGATGATGCACCAATGTCAGCATTAGCATTTAAGATCGCTACAGATCCATTTGTAGGTAGATTATCATTTACAAGAGTTTACTCAGGAGTTATGGAAAGCGGTACTTATGTACTTAATTCAACAAAGGGTAAAAAAGAAAGAGTCGGAAGACTTGTTAAGATGCATGCAAATCATAGAGAAGAAGTTACTGAATTAAGAGCTGGAGATTTAGGCGCAGTAGTTGGATTAAAGAATACAACAACTGGAGATACTTTATGTTGCGAAGATGAACCAATCATCTTAGAGAACATGGAATTCCCAGATCCAGTTATTAATGAAGCAATTGAACCAAACACAAAAGCTGACCAGGAAAAGATGGGCATAGCTTTATCTAAACTTGCAGAAGAAGATCCAACATTTAAGACTTGGACTGATGAAGAAACAGGTCAGACAATCATCGCAGGAATGGGAGAACTTCACTTAGACGTTCTTGTTGATAGATTAAAGAGAGAATTCAAGGTTGAATGTAACGTTGGAGCTCCACAAGTTGCTTATAAAGAAACAATTAAGAAGGAAGTTAACCACGTACAAGGTAAGTTTGTTAGACAGTCAGGTGGTAGAGGTCAATATGGAGACTGTGTTATCGACTTAATCCCATGCGAAGGTGAATATACATTCGAAAATGCTATCGTAGGAGGAGCTATTCCTAAGGAATATATCCCATCTGTTGACGCAGGTATTAAAGAAGCAGCACAGAATGGTATAATTGCAGGATATCCTACAATCAACTTCAAAGCTAAGTTAGTTGACGGTTCTTATCATGATGTCGATTCATCAGAAATGGCATTTAAGATTGCTGGATCAATGGCATTTAAGAATGCTATGGCAAAAGCACATCCAGTTATATTAGAACCAACAATGAAAGTTGAAGTAACAGTACCAGAAGAATATATGGGAGATGTTATTGGAGACCTTAACTCAAGAAGAGGAAGAATTGAAGGAATGGAATTAAGAAATGGTGCTGAAATAATCAGATCATTTGTTCCATTATCTGAAATGTTTGGATATGCAACAGCATTAAGATCTAGAACTCAAGGAAGAGGAAACCACATCATGACATTTGATCATTATGAAGAAGTACCAAAGAGTATTCAAGAAACTATTGCTGGTAAGAAAGAAAAATAA
- the tuf gene encoding elongation factor Tu: MAKAKYERTKPHVNIGTIGHVDHGKTTLTAAITTVLANKGYAEAFDYAAIDKAPEEKERGITINTAHVEYETDNRHYAHVDCPGHADYVKNMITGAAQMDGAILVVSAADGPMPQTREHILLASRVGVDYIVVFLNKADMVDDPELIELVEMEVRELLNEYNFPGDDIPIIVGSALKALENPTDPEATKCIMELMDAVDSYIPTPQRATDKPFIMPVEDVMTITGRGTVATGRVEAGEIKVGNEVEIVGLSPDKKKTVITGLEMFRKTLDEAEAGDNIGALLRGIQRDEIERGQVLAAPGSVHPHTKFVGQVYVLKKEEGGRHTPFFDGYRPQFYFRTTDVTGTIKLPDGMEMVMPGDHIDMKVDLITPVAMDEGLRFAIREGGRTVGSGVVTKIEE; this comes from the coding sequence ATGGCAAAAGCAAAATATGAAAGAACAAAACCCCATGTTAACATTGGAACAATAGGACACGTAGATCACGGTAAGACAACATTAACAGCAGCTATTACAACAGTATTAGCAAATAAGGGATATGCAGAAGCATTTGATTATGCAGCAATCGATAAGGCACCAGAAGAAAAAGAAAGAGGAATCACAATCAATACAGCACACGTTGAGTATGAAACAGACAATAGACATTATGCTCACGTAGACTGCCCAGGACATGCTGATTATGTAAAGAACATGATTACAGGAGCAGCACAGATGGATGGAGCAATCTTAGTTGTATCAGCAGCAGACGGTCCAATGCCACAGACAAGAGAACATATCTTATTAGCATCAAGAGTTGGAGTTGACTATATCGTAGTATTCTTAAATAAGGCAGATATGGTAGATGATCCAGAATTAATCGAATTAGTTGAAATGGAAGTAAGAGAATTATTAAATGAATATAACTTCCCAGGAGACGACATTCCAATAATCGTAGGATCAGCATTAAAAGCATTAGAAAACCCAACAGATCCAGAAGCAACAAAATGCATAATGGAATTAATGGATGCAGTAGATAGCTATATTCCAACTCCACAGAGAGCAACAGATAAGCCATTCATCATGCCAGTAGAAGATGTAATGACAATCACAGGAAGAGGAACAGTAGCAACAGGAAGAGTTGAAGCTGGAGAAATCAAAGTAGGAAACGAAGTAGAAATCGTTGGATTAAGCCCAGATAAGAAGAAGACAGTAATTACAGGACTTGAAATGTTCAGAAAGACATTAGACGAAGCAGAAGCAGGAGATAATATCGGAGCATTATTAAGAGGAATCCAGAGAGACGAAATCGAAAGAGGTCAGGTATTAGCTGCACCAGGATCAGTACATCCACATACAAAATTTGTAGGTCAGGTATATGTACTTAAGAAAGAAGAAGGCGGAAGACATACACCATTCTTCGATGGATATAGACCACAGTTCTACTTCAGAACAACAGACGTTACAGGAACAATTAAATTACCAGACGGAATGGAAATGGTAATGCCAGGAGACCACATCGACATGAAGGTTGACTTAATCACACCAGTAGCAATGGATGAAGGATTAAGATTTGCCATCAGAGAAGGTGGAAGAACAGTAGGATCTGGAGTTGTTACTAAGATAGAAGAATAA
- the rpsJ gene encoding 30S ribosomal protein S10, with the protein MSKQKIRIRLKAFDHTILDQSAEKIVETAKTSGAKVVGPVPLPTEKDVVTILRAVHKYKDSREQFEIRTHKRLVDIVNPSPKTVDALMRLNLPAGVDIEIKL; encoded by the coding sequence ATGTCAAAACAAAAAATAAGAATCAGATTAAAAGCATTTGATCATACAATATTAGATCAATCAGCTGAAAAGATTGTTGAAACTGCAAAAACTTCAGGAGCTAAGGTAGTAGGACCAGTTCCATTACCAACTGAAAAAGATGTAGTTACAATATTAAGAGCGGTACACAAGTACAAAGACTCTAGAGAACAATTTGAAATCAGAACTCACAAGAGATTAGTAGATATAGTTAATCCATCACCAAAGACTGTTGATGCATTAATGAGATTAAATCTACCAGCTGGAGTAGACATAGAAATCAAATTATAA
- the rplC gene encoding 50S ribosomal protein L3 yields MKKAILGKKVGMTQIFDEKGKVVPVTVVEAGPCVVVQKKTVEKDGYNAIQVGFEEIREKLVNNPKKGHFAKARASVRRTLKELRLEDVSAYNLNDEIKADVFEAGDKIDVSAVSKGKGFQGAIKRWGHQRGPMTHGSKFKRAPGSQGACSDPSRTFKNMKMPGQMGSKNTTVLNLEVVKVIAEKNLILIKGGIPGANRSTVVIRNTVRA; encoded by the coding sequence ATGAAAAAAGCTATATTAGGAAAGAAAGTCGGAATGACTCAGATCTTTGACGAAAAAGGTAAAGTTGTTCCTGTAACAGTAGTAGAAGCAGGTCCATGTGTTGTTGTTCAGAAGAAAACAGTTGAAAAAGATGGATACAATGCTATTCAGGTTGGATTTGAAGAAATAAGAGAAAAATTAGTTAATAATCCTAAAAAAGGTCATTTTGCAAAAGCAAGAGCTTCTGTTAGAAGAACTTTAAAAGAATTAAGATTAGAAGACGTAAGTGCTTATAATTTAAATGATGAAATTAAAGCTGACGTATTTGAAGCTGGAGATAAGATTGATGTATCTGCAGTATCAAAAGGAAAGGGATTCCAAGGAGCTATTAAGAGATGGGGACACCAGAGAGGACCTATGACTCATGGTTCTAAGTTTAAGAGAGCACCAGGATCACAGGGTGCATGTTCTGATCCATCTAGAACATTCAAGAACATGAAGATGCCAGGACAAATGGGATCAAAGAACACAACTGTTCTTAACTTAGAAGTAGTTAAGGTAATAGCTGAAAAGAACTTAATTTTAATTAAAGGCGGTATTCCAGGAGCAAACAGAAGTACTGTAGTAATTAGAAATACAGTTAGAGCTTAA
- the rplD gene encoding 50S ribosomal protein L4, which yields MPKVAVYNKEGSKVADMDLNENVFAAEINEYALHQVVVALLANKRQGTQSTKTRSEVRGGGIKPWRQKGTGRARQGSIRSPQWIKGGIVFAPKPRDYRVSVPKSMRKVAMKSALSSKVNDNDLLVLESLEYDAPKTKSMVALLNALEAKKALIVTAESNEAVYKSARNIEGVNVIPANNINVYDILKYEKLIITKDAVSKIEEVYA from the coding sequence ATGCCTAAAGTTGCAGTATATAACAAAGAAGGAAGCAAAGTTGCAGATATGGATTTAAACGAAAATGTATTTGCAGCAGAAATAAATGAATATGCATTACACCAAGTTGTAGTTGCATTATTAGCAAATAAGAGACAGGGAACTCAGTCAACTAAAACTAGATCTGAAGTCAGAGGAGGCGGAATTAAGCCTTGGAGACAAAAGGGTACTGGTAGAGCAAGACAAGGATCTATAAGATCACCACAGTGGATCAAAGGAGGAATTGTTTTCGCACCAAAGCCTAGAGATTATAGAGTATCAGTTCCAAAGAGTATGAGAAAGGTTGCTATGAAATCAGCATTATCAAGCAAGGTTAATGACAATGATTTATTAGTACTTGAATCATTAGAATATGATGCACCAAAAACTAAAAGTATGGTAGCATTATTAAATGCTTTAGAAGCTAAGAAAGCATTAATTGTTACAGCAGAATCAAATGAAGCTGTTTACAAATCAGCAAGAAACATCGAAGGAGTTAATGTAATTCCTGCTAACAACATCAACGTATATGATATTTTAAAATATGAAAAATTAATCATTACTAAAGATGCTGTATCAAAAATTGAGGAGGTGTACGCATAA
- the rplW gene encoding 50S ribosomal protein L23, producing the protein MKLTSHDIIRKPVITEKTMATMADKKYTFTVHVDANKSQIKKAVEEVFGVKVQDVKTINCIGKTKRVGVHVGKRADYKKAIVKLTEDSKTIEFFDGMQ; encoded by the coding sequence ATGAAGTTAACAAGCCATGATATTATAAGAAAGCCAGTTATCACAGAAAAGACTATGGCAACTATGGCAGACAAGAAGTACACTTTTACAGTTCATGTTGATGCAAACAAATCACAAATAAAGAAAGCTGTAGAAGAAGTTTTTGGTGTTAAGGTACAAGACGTTAAAACAATAAATTGTATCGGAAAAACAAAAAGAGTAGGCGTACATGTAGGAAAGAGAGCAGACTACAAGAAAGCTATAGTTAAACTTACTGAAGATAGTAAGACAATTGAATTCTTTGACGGAATGCAATAA
- the rplB gene encoding 50S ribosomal protein L2, protein MAVKKYNPITPSTRHMTMPTFEEITSSTPEKSLLVALKSTAGRNSQGRITVRHRGGVVKRKYRIIDFKRNKDGIPAKVVSIEYDPNRTAYIALVVYADGEKRYILAPVGLNVGDTVESGAEADIKPGNALQLKNIPVGTIVHNVELQSGKGGQLVRSAGSAAQLMAKEGEYATLRLPSGEMRYVRIECRATIGTLSNTTNDIVNLGKAGRKRHMGWRPSVRGSVMNPNDHPHGGGEGKAPVGRPSPVTPWGKPTLGYKTRKARKYSDRFIVKDRRTK, encoded by the coding sequence ATGGCAGTAAAAAAGTATAATCCTATTACACCATCAACAAGACATATGACTATGCCAACATTTGAAGAAATAACATCTTCAACACCTGAAAAGTCATTACTTGTTGCTTTAAAGAGTACTGCAGGAAGAAATTCACAAGGTAGAATTACTGTAAGACATCGTGGTGGTGTAGTAAAGAGAAAATATAGAATAATAGATTTTAAGAGAAATAAGGATGGTATCCCAGCAAAGGTTGTTTCAATTGAGTACGATCCAAACAGAACAGCTTACATAGCATTAGTTGTTTATGCTGATGGAGAAAAGAGATATATTCTTGCTCCAGTAGGATTAAATGTTGGAGACACAGTTGAATCAGGTGCAGAAGCTGATATCAAACCAGGTAATGCATTACAACTTAAGAACATCCCAGTAGGTACAATTGTTCATAATGTAGAATTACAGAGTGGAAAAGGCGGACAGTTAGTTAGATCAGCAGGAAGTGCAGCACAGTTAATGGCCAAAGAAGGAGAGTATGCAACTCTTAGATTACCTTCAGGCGAAATGAGATATGTTAGAATTGAATGCAGAGCAACAATTGGAACATTATCAAATACAACAAACGACATCGTTAACTTAGGAAAAGCTGGAAGAAAGAGACATATGGGATGGAGACCATCAGTAAGAGGATCTGTCATGAACCCTAACGATCACCCTCATGGTGGTGGAGAAGGTAAAGCTCCAGTCGGAAGACCAAGTCCAGTTACTCCTTGGGGTAAACCAACACTTGGATATAAGACTAGAAAAGCAAGAAAATATTCAGATAGATTTATCGTTAAAGATAGAAGAACTAAATAG
- the rpsS gene encoding 30S ribosomal protein S19 produces MSRSTKKAPFVHEGLFKKIEEMNANGEKKVVKTWSRSSTIFPQMIGHTIAIHDGRKHVPVYISEDMVGHKLGEFVLTRTYRGHDSNKTTTR; encoded by the coding sequence GTGAGTAGATCAACAAAGAAAGCGCCTTTTGTACATGAAGGACTTTTTAAGAAGATAGAAGAAATGAATGCCAATGGAGAAAAGAAAGTTGTAAAAACTTGGTCAAGAAGTTCAACAATTTTCCCACAGATGATTGGTCATACAATAGCTATTCATGATGGAAGAAAGCATGTTCCTGTATATATTTCAGAAGATATGGTAGGACATAAGCTTGGTGAGTTCGTTTTAACAAGAACTTATAGAGGTCATGATTCTAATAAAACAACAACAAGATAG